The window GAGAGATTTGAGCTCTTCACCAAAAACTTGGTTTCCATATCTGCAAACAGAATATATATGGAGTTGATGGGAACTAAAATTACTATCAAGTTCAGTGACAGATGATTATCTACTGCAGTCTGAAGTTATTCAAAACCTCCCCTTCCCCCCCTCCCCACTATACAGCCACGATAAGAAGAAACATTGCCACAAAATCACATACCAGTTTTCTCCCTTCCTCCATGTGTGTGAGGTTGTATATTTCTATACATGACCATTTGTAAAACATATGTAATATTTGTAGAAACAGACCAAAGGTTGCAGTATAACCTGACACCATCATAGCGAGACAAATTTGAAGATGATTCAGATGAAGCAAGAATGTAGTATGCTGGCAATCCAAGCGAAAATGATGGCAATGATACCtatatatgcaaaaatgaaataaaaatatatgaagtCAGGTGGCACTTTACTAGTGATACAGATAGATACTATATTGAgagaaaaatcaaacaaaaaaaaccatACCTCTGATACTGTGCATCCAAGTTCTTCCAGATGTGAAACAGCACTGCGGACTGAAGAGACTACTTCTGAATCAACTCCATTACCAAGTGTTTCATGAATAACACCAACTCGCAGTCCTTTCAAGGGTTTAGATTCCAAGTAATCAAGAGGAACAAACTGAGATGCATAGTCTGGGACTTCCTAAAACACAGACAAGGTGAAAGTAAGTGCCTAAGTGGGCTTTTGGTACAAAAACACTCCAATTAGGAGAAGTAGCTTGACCAAGGTTACACTAAATTGGATTAGAAGATTCTGGAGTGGATGGTATTCTGCACCTCTTTCACTTTAGAGTTTAGACACTGAAATATAATGGTCAAAATGCATATGAAGCATCAAAGATATAGGAACATACTTGTTTGCTACTTGTAGCATCGAAGTTATCAAAACCCGAAATGGCATTTAGGAGAATTCCTGCATCAGCAACAGAAGAACCAAAGCATCCAATAACATCCAAGGAGGATGCATAAGCGACAAGACCATATCTCGAGACACGACCATATGTTGGCTTCAGCCCAACAACACCACAGAAAGATGCTGGTTGCCTAACACTGCCACCAGTATCACTTCCCAGCGCCACCATGCACTGTCTAGCAGAAACAGCTGCAGCTGAGCCCCCTGATGAACCTCCTGGTACTCGTGACAAATCCCAGGGATTAGCCGTCACCTAACGAATATGAAGATGCATCACCTGAGTAAACCATATATGGTTACATAATGTGAATTGGATTTATTATCACTTTTAGTTTACCATCTCCACGAACCAAAGTAATAAGCTCATGTTATCAAGATACCATCAGCACAGTGCCACCTCCTTTAATAAACCTACAACTGCAATTACCTATGGTGATTGTTCTTATAGTTCCCCTTTAATTCAATAAGCATAATGAACAATCCATCAATAATATTCCATTTGGCTTCGCTCAAAGTACCTTCGAATAATCACAAGATCTTTGCTTGTAACTCTTTACATGCTAATTTAGAGGCACATTCAAGCTTCAACACTAATACATCAGCATATGGCATGTAAATTAATTGCTGATCACAGCTAACATTTCTTGACACCGTGATCGATCATCTTGATAATCAAAATACATGCAATGCAGTAGACGATTATGCAAATCCAATAGTAACACAATACACAAAATTAGCGAAAATTGGAAGAGGAATGCAATGAATTAGTAACTATTTTCCACCAACAAATATCTATCATACTTAGGAGCTGAAATAAACTAACCTGATATGCAGAGCCTTCTGTCGTACTCCCCATCCCAAACTCATCCAAATTAGTCTTCCCAACAACAATAGCTCCCATTTCCCTCAGCTTCCTCACCGCCGTGGCGTCGAACGGCGGGCGGTAATTCTCCAGAATACGAGACCCCGCCGTCGACGGCATATCTCGCGTACAAATATTATCCTTAACTCCGACCAAAACCCCAGCCAGGGGGCCGACCTCCTCATTGTGCTTAATTCTGTTATCCAGCTCCTCGGCCTGCTTCAAGACGATGTCGTCAGGGGATACGTAGAGGAAGGTGCTGAGCTGGGGCTCGTGGCGGCGGAGGCGATGCAGAAACGACTTGGCGAGGTCGACGGCGGAGGTCTGGCGGGAGAGTAGGGCTTTGCGGCTGGTGAGGATTTGGGAGGGCGAAGGCGAAGCGGAGGCGGGGGTGAGGATGGGGGAGGTGTGGAGGCATTTGAAGGTGAGGGGGGCGGCGGGGGAGCGGAGGAGGCGAGGGGTTTGGGCTGAGGATAGCATTTTTTGGCGGAGGATCGAGTGAGGCTTAGCAGTGCTTCATTAGATCACTCACTCATTTCGTTTTGGTCCTTCATGTTTCACATCATAATGAAATCACCCCAGTAGATCTTTTGTTTGTCAATTGTGTCATCTTATCATCATCCTATCAGaccaacattattttaattctaaacaTATAAGTATTTTGTTGATACATTTAGCTAAGTAAATGATTTTGAGCCGGTTAGAAAGGTAAACATTACtaattactagtacttaaACATCAGACCTACagtattttaattctaaacaTATAAGTATTTTGTTGATACATGGAATCAATTCTATGTGCTGCTCTTCTTACTTattcaattctaattttacatttgactaagttcaaaattaatatctatatttgtttgaaaataCTTTTTGATCGTGcacattaattttgattgttattGGTCATAAACAGTAGTATGTTTTTGTCCAAATTTAATGTTCCTGTCAAAAAATTAACGATGAACAACATTTTTACCGGACCGTAACTTAATTTAACAATGTGCAATATCAATGTTCTCTTTCATTTCTCGTTTACTTTTTGcgttttaattcatttttccaacACAAATAGGTTGTAAACGATGGACACAAAGGGATGAGAAcctttaaataattttacatacttgtattattttttttcatttaagcAATGAATGATTTTAATGTGCAGAGCATTCCTGCTATGGCATTTTGCACAGCAGTGAATTCCAACCCGATGATTTTGATGTGCAAAGCATTCCAACTGTGGCATTTTGTTGTCTTAAATTCaatacattttcatttatatttattttgtgggCTTCTCGTTTAGCCAGTTAGCCTAGACCACAAATATTAAGAATATCCTTGTTCATTTTAGTACTCCCTATTCAAGTATGGATTATATATATGTCAGGTCACAATTATTGGAGACAATAATTGATAGTACCTACTTTCCACTATTCTTAGGTCAATTTTAATGATAACGCGTTCGattattcgatttttttttattgaaatgggaaaataaagaattgaagtttgatcTTGAAAACCTCTTTAATAATAGAGAATGTCTCCGGCATAAGCCAAAATGTCAAATGATTACTCGAACAAATTAAAGCAATACAAACATTTCGTTTGaataagtaatttattttattaaattaccaCCCTCGAGATCAAATGCCCTAGTTTAGGGTCCTTGTATATTCTACTttcaaactttttaaatatttctaattAACATCCTCAACttcattttgttgtgttttagtgtaattttatacatatggagaatattagtactaactattattttttgcattcGATCGTAAGTATTCATAACTCCTAGTCTCCCTATTAATGTTCGTCGATGTAATCGAAGTTAGATGACCacttacaaaaatatatattagtactaatttttatgaaCAAAGAACATGTGATTACTACTAATTCGAACCAAACAATGTGAATATTTTACtggtaaataaaaatataaagtaaatttattatattgaaactAGCCTTTACTTTTCCTAAAGGCTAAAGTCATATTATCacattaatgaaaattaatattatttggtATATAGAGTCGAAGTAACAATTTATTGAAAGGCAAAAATACGGTCACAAAttactattttgattttttgaaatgCGTAAAAATAATAGTGCTTTGACTTTCAATACGTTGTCTCGTTTCAAAGAGTTCATATCTGTCTGCATCCAGTCAAAGACGATTTAAAGCTTTATTTATTAATGGATACAATATTCATTACAATAAGTAATAATCAATATAATTCTGGCTGacatattaataaatactactatgagAAAtacatggagtataaaatatcaGTTGCCAGTAGGTGTGGTCCATTATATTcgatttttaatgaaaaattcattaaaaattaaagataatgtGTGAAGCTAACAAATCttttatatctatttaaaataaaaataattattatttaaatctcaaATTTAGACTATTGTTAGGGCATCCACGATGGGACGCCTTAAGCGACGTCCTGTGCACCGCCATGTCACCATTTTATCCTCCTCTTATTCCACCTGCAGTgaggcggactatagcccgccctaagcgacgccctaagcattttacttctattttgtatttatatttttatgtttgcaaatgtaaataaaaataaacaaataaaaacaacacaattaaagggaaattctaaatttacttaattaaaaaaaagttacaaaataagaaataaaaaaagcactaaatacaaaaaaaggaGGCTAGTCTAGAGAAGTCCCAACTTGCGGCTGAGGCCATCGATCATCCGCTGAATGCCCTCGATTTGAGCCGGGTTGGTCGCCTGCATGAGGGCGGTGTGCGCGTCCAATAACGTCATGTAGTCGGAGGAGGCCGCCAAATCCGCGTACGCATGGGCCGCAGTCGAAGTCGCGGACGGCGTCGAACTCGGGGTCGGCGACGGGGCCTGGTCAGGCggcgcggcggaggaggatgtggccttgcccttgcccttgcccttggcaGCCTTGACACTAGGGGGACGCCAGGAGGACATCGGTGTGCCGGAACTCTCATCCTCGAACACCGGACTGTTGAGGTCCATCGGAGACGCGCCGCTATCGCTACTTGTATAATCAGTGAAGTTGCGCTTCGACGCCCTCCTCCTCGCCGACGTCGATTGGGGAATCACACCACCAACGAACTTCTGCTTGTCCCTCAAGAGCGCCCGGGACTGGTAGTGCTTGAAATCGCCGTCGTACAATGAAATGTACGACTGCATCGCTTTGTGCCGCACATCCGCGAGACTCTTGCCATTGGCCTGCTCCCTCTCGCACTTCTCGTACTCCCCCGCGAATAAATTTACCTGCTTCTTTATTCGATCCCAGTGCTTGCGGAGCTGCTCTCTGTGGCGCTTGTACGCGTACGCCGGCTTGGCCGCATTGTATTTCTCGGCGATGCGCTCCCAATACGCAGTCACCCTCTGGTTGTTGGCGTACACCGGATCCTCCGAAacatcaatccaacatctTGTCAAGACGATGGATTCGGGGTCGGGGTAGTTAGTCCTTCCCGGGGCGAACTCTTCGCACACCTCCGTTGTAGGCAACTTCTGGGCTCGTGCCTTGGTCCGCTTCTTCTTGGTGGCGGACCCagaagcggcggcggcggcggcgaagGGCGGTGGGGAGAAGGTTCCATGTCGGACAACCCGTATGAGTCGGTGGAAAAGTCGGGATCGTACTCGGTGTTGGTGTCGAATGGCCGGTATTCGTCGGGTTCTGTACCCGGCCATCGTGCACCATcgaacatcggactattcgGATAATCTCCGGAATCCATTTTGCTTGAAAATGTAGTGAATTTGAGAgtgaagtgaaaaataaagtgaaaatgagaggaatatataggttttgaaaatttaataaaattaaaaaaaaaggaaccACGTCGCATAGTCCGTGacccatcgtccgcgtcgtccacagtggcagacgatgcgacggacgatgggtATTGATAGGGCCCTCGATCTAGCAAATCTCGCTAAAGATCTTTAGCCTAAAACCCTAAATTGATAGGGTTTAAGTTCCCTATCGAGCGATTTGTAGAGCACGCGAAGATTGAACCGAAAGAAATCGATAATTCCCTAGTTGAAgttctagggttttggaacaagaatgagaaaagaagtattttatttcttaattctcaatggaacaaaatactatagaattctattatttatagaattctaaATCCTAAACCTATCTTGCTAATCAAgcaagataattaaaataaaagattacagaagatatgcaaaataactaaagataaataactaaaataaaagatatgctaaaataaagaaaggaATATTGAGGAAGATCTTTAGCGAGATTTGCTAGATCGAGGGCCCTATCAACTCTCCCACCGTTGAAAACCACCTTGCCCTCAAGGTGGAAGGCAAAATAAGAACAACCAAACTCGTATCCTGCCTTCGTAGATTCAATGTAGCAGGAGAAGATCTTTCTTTCCTTCAAAATTTGCAGTACCCGGTCCACATTAGTGTCTTCAAGACAGCCAATAACAGACACACTTTCCAAAGCATTTCTCCCAATTAGACACGTAGGATGTAGATTAAATGAGTTCCAATGGTTGTTCTCAAAGGATTCTCTCGCCATTCGAACTCTTGACGGATCAGTTGCCGGACCTTGCATTACTCTGCAATTTCTACCCAAGAACTCTTCTCTACTATCTTCTGTCAACTCCAGGAAACTAgtagaataaaaaacaatatgaTTACCAAGAAGGCTTAGAGAAGTGATAACCTTTTTGTTCTCTACACGTACAAGAGTGGTGGCCAAATCAACAGCCATTCTCATCTCCGTTCCTACTTTATCATCCGTGGTCTCCGGTGAGTAATCATCTTCATTGCCTACGTTGCCGGGTTCGAGATCTTGAGTGATGGAGAACTGCTTCTTCTCTGTATGCCCCTTAAAAGAGGGGCGAGACCATCTCTTCTGAGGCCTAACCGGCAGCTTGCTGATCTGCTGTGCGGGGATTCGCATTCCTGCATGGAAATGGTTCCGAACAGCTGGTAGGTTGTCATAGAATCTACGACGGGCTGGGGCGCTGCCGAAATGGTGGTCAGCAGAGTTGTGGTTGAAAGGCCGGTTGGCGTACTCACTGAAAATCCTTGCTCGAGGTAATATTGAAACATCGACCACCTCCTCCAGAGTTAATTCCTGTGTCAAGCTATGACAAATTATCACTAAGAAATTGAATGACGCCGGATTACGACTATCATTAGGCACAAAAGCTCCCGGATCAAATATAAGAACGCCGTTGTTTGCACCAAACTGAAGGGATGCTCGGCTCCATTTGGCATCTCCACAAAAGGACGCCTTCATATCATCACTATAAGATAGTGTGGGAGTTGCTCCATCTATGTAAGTTCTGGCATCACTTCCATGGGAGACAACGTTTACAAGTTTCGATGCAACAGAAAGAACAACTACATCATCGGGAATCTTGCTCGGTGGTATAGTGCGAGCATCACCATATCGATCAAGAAGTCCTGTTGCATCTCCGAAATCACCTTGTATATCTCCTGACAAAACACGCAATTTACCATTAATCACATTGCAAATTTGGTGTTGCAACTCAGTATTGATGCCCAAAAATTCCAATACAGAGTATGACTTTGATCTATCTGTTCATATGACTTTGATCTATCTGTTCAAAGGAATGAATTGAGCTCATTTAACTCCTTAATTTCGAAAGATCCGGTTGGTTGCTCAGATTCAAATGGAACAAGGGCAGCCACATCCTCTTTCAACATAGCTGCAGATTCCTCAAAAATCATAGAAGCAGCTAGTCCATTAGACACAGCCACCTCCATAAAATTCTCACGGCCCTCCGAGTTCTCAACAGGAGTGGCGCCATGAAGATGCTTGTTGCACATCGGAAGCACGCGTGCATCCTCTAATTTTCCATCCAAAGTATTGCAATCATCGGATACCCCGTCTCCAGTCTCTGTGGGCTTAACGACGCCCATCACCTCATTGGGAATGCCAGCACACAATGAACTGCCACCTAATCGCTCTTCGTCGTCTACTTCCGGAGCAAAATGGTAACGAACTGCCACCAAGAAATCCTCCCACGAACCCTTCATGTCAGACTTTTGATAATTATGAAACCAATCCAACGCCGGttgttcaataattttttcaaccacgGCCAAGCGAACCGATTCATCAGtgacaaaataattgaaatagtCTTGAATACCAAAAATCCAACCTAACGGGTCATCCCCGTTGAAGAGAGGTGCTTCAATTCGAACACGGGTGGGGACAAATTCTCCAATGGTGCGTGACGGCGGAAGTCTCCAAGTCCGAGTTGATGAAGCGACCTTTGGCTGCGGCGATTGGACTGATGAGTTGTTGCTGCCAGAGGGAAGTGCGCGAAGTTGACGGTTCACATCGGGTGGCCGAGTATGCCACGTCGAAAGTTGAGGCGAGCACGCGTCGAGGCTGATCGGCGCTTCCTCGGTCAGCGAGTGCTGCCCAAACTTTGCTAAAAATTTGCCGTGGGCATTGAGTTGCTGCTGTAATTCCACGAGCAAATCCTTGACATCCTGGAGTGCATGCTGTTGTGATTCCTCGAGAAGAGGCATGGTATGTAGAGAAAATCCTAGGTGCATTGAGTTTTTGACAAATTGGAGAAAGATTTTTGTGAACTGGCGTGAGTCGAGGTATTTTGAGAGATCAATTTTGATGGAGGAAGAGTAATCAATGgaaagcaccaattgataGGGTTTAAGTTCCCTATCGAGCGATTTGTAGAGCACGCGAAGATTGAACCGAAAGAAATCGATAATTCCCTAGTTGAAgttctagggttttggaacaagaatgagaaaagaagtattttatttcttaattctcaatggaacaaaatactatagaattctattatttatagaattctaaATCCTAAACCTATCTTGCTAATCAAgcaagataattaaaataaaagattacagaagatatgcaaaataactaaagataaataactaaaataaaagatatgcTAAAAGAGTTGATAGGGCCCTCGATCTAGCAAATCTCGCCTAAAGATCTTCCTCAATATtcctttctttattttttttaaattttttttatttttttatttttttatttttttatttttttattttgagaaaagaagtattttatttcttaattctcaatggaacaaaatactatagaattctattatttatagaattctaaATCCTAAACCTATCTTGCTAATCAAgcaagataattaaaataaaagattacagaagatatgcaaaataactaaagataaataactaaaataaaagatatgctaaaataaagaaaggaATATTGAGGAAGATCTTTAGCGAGATTTGCTAGATCGAGGGCCCTATCAGGTATCCTCCGTGGACGATAGGTTATCCATCGTCCGCGATGctacagtggcggacgatgcatcgtccgccccattgcggaTGACCTTAGGCTCCATTTTAACATGCTAATGCCTTTACATGTCAATAGCAAATTTGtgtattctttttatttgcatgAGAGCGGTTAAATTTGACTGGGATTTTTGGAGCTCATTCCGGATTGTTTTCATCCCTTTTAATCAATTTCATTGCAAAGCGTCTGATATCTTAGTAATTGACTTAAAGTTTCGAATGATAAATTTGTCGGCTAACTTTATGGTAGTTTGAATTGTATTTCGAACGTCAGACAACAATTATCAAAGGCTGACAATATACACAACGAGTCGGCATCAAATTTGAgctcaataaataaataaaaaatgtgaatttacAACACTTAACATAATCTTCTAATTTCTAACATAATCCAAAATCTTGAGATGGAAATAGCAATGGCCAATGAGcacttttaatattgtttacaATAAGAGGTCATAAATATTGGCAAACCAGATCATTTGGTACAATCTAAATTCggcggttttttttttcacgcTGCCACACACAAATTCGTTGCCCAAAATGGATCCCAATGTGAGTATGTATCTGTATTgattgatgaaataaagtgTATGTAACTAAATTTCAGCCAACAAGGCAAAGAAATAGTAATTCCTCAGCTcaattgagatatttttatttgagaaaattgTTGTAGAAATCATGAATTATTGGAAAATTATGAAAGTTTGGTTGATAAATCcgataaaaatttcaatatattgaattttttttaaaagaactcaagagagataaaaattactataatatttactattttccAGTCATGATATCACTAATTTCTGAAGATGTATCTTTTCGTCGACCAATAATTAGGCCTttatattagtaaataaaatcttaaatataaggatgtactaataaattaacttaaagGAAATATTAATTGGTAGAGCGAAAGATAATTAAAACTAAGTATTGATCAACAACTTACCATCTacttattttaacaataatGTTTCGGAGACATAATGTCTAAGACATAATGAGGTTAAAGTAGTTATTTTagattgttttatatttttatttaaataaatgttttgtaCATATACCATACTATCCTTGTGCatataaaaacatttatttatatttaagaatTACTTGCTTAGGAAAGTTGTGTGCATTTATATGGATGACATGATTTAAGCAAATATTCTCTCTAATCATCCCACAATAATCTCCAATCTCTCTCACCATAATCTCGAATCTCTCTAACTAATATCGGCTGCATCATATATTGGATTTAATGTTATACTCCACTATTTTGTTTAGGAAGAAGTCCACAATCTCACCATTTTTTTCTAGTTCCAATATTCCACTTGATTTAATTCTACTAACATGAGTCACGAAGACTTGGACAATACATgccataaattttttgaattattcattCTAACTTTCATcacgaattttttttaaaattttaatctaatataatgaatttaaactttattttaaataatacattatacaattaaattttttaaattataaacttaTAGGTACTTAATAGATTTGATACTCaatcttaattatattattacaaaacaTTATTGAATCTAGaatttataattacaaaattaattaatcaatttaattgcTTGAGTTCTTACAACGTCAAATAAAGATTCGAAATTTATAcatgctttattttattaatggacAAAATGTTAGGGaacaacaatttaaatttgtatactagaattaaattgttACATGATGTCAAAATAATgtgttttagaattttagaatttagaatttagaattttaaacattattatagaaaaaaaaagttgatgtGGGTGACTATTACTATTTCGTTGAACAAtgacactaagaaattaagtatgtataTGCATGCAATCATTTGTATGATTCagaattttagtaattatttaatactaataaaataatttgatgcaaATGACTATTATCCTTTCATTAGATGACATAggtagaaattaaatatataacatatgtatactactggagtactattttagaatttagaattttaaacattattatagaaaaaaaaagttgatgtGGGTGACTATACTATTTCGTTGAACAAtgacactaagaaattaagtatgtataTGCATGCAATCATTTGTATGATTCagaattttagtaattatttaatactaataaaataatttgacgCAAATGACTATTATCCTTTCATTAGATGACATGggtagaaattaaatatataacatATGTATACTACTGGACTActattttagaatttagaattttaaacattattatagaaaaaaaaagttgatgtGGGTGACTATTACTATTTCGTTGAACAAtgacactaagaaattaagtatgtatatgcatgcaatcattttatgattcagaattttagtaattatctaatactaataaaataatttgacgCAAATGACTATTATCCTTTCATTAGATGATACAAGTAGAAATTAACTATATAACATATGTATATTAACTATTACTATTTCGTTGgatgaaaacaattaaaaattaaacatatttacgTACGTATATACTTTTTACAATCTagaactttaattattatttaataataaaataattggatgcgaataaatatttttgtttcgtTGGAGgataatattaagaaattaagtattcCTATATGACTATTAGATAATTGAATTcaaatgtttttatataatgcAAATTTTGTAGAAACTCAAATTATGATATGGAGTATCTTACTAAATTATTGGCTAGCGCTTAGAATCAGAAAATAATGAGAATTGCAAAATTAGTGCATTGATTTGAAATGTTCAAATCTTTACTATACTAgtgaattaatttgataagTGCATTAGTTTGAAAATAAGGGTATATTAGTCTATATTATAATTTGGCTTATGTCAAATTGACATAGGAATATTATGTTTTGGAGatattatgtctctaaatcatcACTCCATATAGATATAGAGTACGAGTTTATCCAAATCAAATCTCGCAGAATAATTGCAAGCAATGTTAGGGGAATGCATTAACTTTGCTATATGTAtttccaataaaaaatttacaaatattatatttgtttatttattatttatctattttttcatttattagcatattgatattgatattgatatttatattggTCGTCggttaatattgatatttgaatatttcattaCCACTAACCGAAATTGATAACTGATTAatcatctctactttatttaatgaatttccACCTTTTTATACTCGTATCTCAAAGTATTTATACGATGCAGTATCTTAAAAGAttcattactaatttaaatcataCTTCAACTTTACTTAAACCCGATGCTTAAATGTAATCTAATGTTATTTGAGGCTTGGAACAGTGACCTCCACCCTCCCTAAAATAAAGCCATACACATACGGTCGGGTTGATTGTGATGGAACAAAGAGAATTCTTCGATGaagacaaatggagtattaaaaagtAGAAATGCAAGAGCTAGCTGACAATATAAAATTCCAATCCAACACCACCATCACTGCTTTCTATTCTAcacctctctttctctctcccgGCGCAATTCAATTGCCTCTCTCTGTCTATATATAGATGCGTCTTACATGTATTAAATTACTCCTTCAATTCCACTATTGGTTGAGTTTCTAGTTAGTAACGGAAGCTGAAGCTTCACTATTCCATGCAGATTAGATTTTTATTGCTACTCACTTCGTAATAATGGGGAAAACCAGATATTTCAAACTTTTCTGCTTCATCTTGATTGCCTTTGCCTCCACCACTTTGTGCAGCTCAGCACCCAAGCAGCAGCTCCACCAAAATGAAGGTAATCTCAACCAACACGATTTTGGGGGAGCCcagaaaaaaatttagtattttttgagTGGTTTATTGGATTGCAGTGAGGGCTTTGAAAGAGATAGCGAAAAGATTGGGGAAAAAAGACTGGGACTTCAGCACAGATCCCTGCAGTGGAGAAGGGAATTGGAGTATGCCTGTCACAGTGAAAGGCTTTGAGAGCTCTGTCACTTGTGATTGCTCTTTTCATCAGATGTCTACTTGCCATATTGTTAGCAtgtattctctctttctctctctctctctctctcaagttTGCTTTTTTACATCTGCTTGTTAACTATTGGGGACTGTCTGTCTCTGTGGTTGGAGAAGGAGCTATATACATGGAAATTTTTCTTGTTAgttgtttgaattttcatgcatacaatacaaatttacaaatgcaatctgtgtgtgtgtttgtgagAGTGTGTGAAAGTATTACACCGCAGGAGATCTAGGGGAGGTCATAGAAAAACGTGTTGACCGAAAAAGTGTCAGTCAACGCCTGATGAGTCGGCAGTTGACTTTCTTACTGTTTACTTACTTATCCAGCTGTCATTGGTGGGCTGAGGGTCCATTTCCATTTAATGAatgtaaa is drawn from Salvia hispanica cultivar TCC Black 2014 chromosome 6, UniMelb_Shisp_WGS_1.0, whole genome shotgun sequence and contains these coding sequences:
- the LOC125196602 gene encoding glutamyl-tRNA(Gln) amidotransferase subunit A, chloroplastic/mitochondrial; this encodes MLSSAQTPRLLRSPAAPLTFKCLHTSPILTPASASPSPSQILTSRKALLSRQTSAVDLAKSFLHRLRRHEPQLSTFLYVSPDDIVLKQAEELDNRIKHNEEVGPLAGVLVGVKDNICTRDMPSTAGSRILENYRPPFDATAVRKLREMGAIVVGKTNLDEFGMGSTTEGSAYQVTANPWDLSRVPGGSSGGSAAAVSARQCMVALGSDTGGSVRQPASFCGVVGLKPTYGRVSRYGLVAYASSLDVIGCFGSSVADAGILLNAISGFDNFDATSSKQEVPDYASQFVPLDYLESKPLKGLRVGVIHETLGNGVDSEVVSSVRSAVSHLEELGCTVSEVSLPSFSLGLPAYYILASSESSSNLSRYDGVRYGNQVFGEELKSLYGDSRAEGLGSEVKMRILMGTYALSAGYYDAYYKRAQQVRTIIRNSFKDALDKNDILISPAAPSVAYKIGEKKNDPLAMYAGDIMTVNVNLAGLPALVLPCGFDGGSAGMPVGIQMIGAAFDEEKLLKIGHIFEQTLEGYSFIPPLVADE